A stretch of Hymenobacter psoromatis DNA encodes these proteins:
- a CDS encoding ParA family protein gives MHIITFANRKGGVAKTTSAWAVGECLAHAGNKVLLVDCDPQMNLTQCLPEVDLTRSLTQVIDGLGASLVDVMQPVRDNLWLVPAAPTLAAAEKVLGADAMYALVLRNAMEGLANRIDYLIFDTNPSPNSPLALAAITAADRVFIPTSPEFFAFNGLQSLLELVERIKKNFAPGLQVGGLFLTKYAANYRRSLHHQFVETMHEHPSLGQLLMTTTIRENVAVAEAQVQRQSLFEWAPTCAALQDYESLTTEIITILAE, from the coding sequence ATGCATATTATTACTTTTGCTAATAGGAAAGGTGGAGTCGCAAAGACGACTTCTGCATGGGCGGTGGGAGAGTGCTTAGCTCATGCAGGCAACAAGGTACTGCTAGTAGATTGTGACCCGCAGATGAATTTGACACAATGTTTGCCTGAAGTGGACCTCACACGAAGTTTAACCCAGGTTATCGATGGGTTAGGAGCTAGCTTAGTTGATGTAATGCAACCTGTAAGAGATAACCTTTGGCTGGTACCAGCTGCGCCCACATTAGCCGCCGCTGAGAAGGTATTGGGAGCCGACGCTATGTACGCGCTAGTCCTGCGCAACGCAATGGAAGGCTTAGCTAACCGAATAGATTATTTAATATTCGATACCAATCCTTCTCCAAACTCTCCGCTTGCGTTGGCAGCTATCACGGCGGCTGACCGAGTATTTATTCCCACCTCTCCAGAATTTTTTGCATTCAACGGACTACAAAGCCTACTAGAACTGGTCGAGCGAATTAAGAAAAATTTTGCGCCTGGCTTGCAAGTTGGTGGTCTTTTTCTAACGAAATATGCAGCTAATTACCGCCGTAGCCTGCACCATCAATTTGTTGAAACGATGCATGAGCACCCTAGCTTAGGTCAGCTACTTATGACTACTACCATTCGAGAGAACGTAGCGGTAGCGGAGGCCCAAGTGCAGCGCCAGTCTTTGTTTGAATGGGCCCCCACCTGTGCCGCCCTACAAGATTACGAATCCTTGACCACCGAAATTATTACTATTCTCGCTGAATAA